The following proteins are co-located in the Pseudomonas sp. DY-1 genome:
- a CDS encoding restriction endonuclease has protein sequence MSVPTYDQFIEPVLRYLAATPEGAAARDAHEAAADALNLSEEQRQELIASGQATYKNRAGWAHDRLKRAGLSSSAKRGYWKLTDAGITYAAQHPAPLTTDRVEQLAIGFMDVKLKSPADAIPLDGQEQPAPALSSATVSPDDRLEQALRELREATAADLLDNLLQVSPNRFEVIVLDVLHSLGYGASRNDLQRVGGSGDGGIDGVISLDKLGLEKVYVQAKRWQGTVGRPELQAFYGALAGQKAKRGVFITTSGFTAQAIDFSRSVEGMVLVDGNRLVNLMMDHEVGVTSRLLKLPKLDSDYFDEE, from the coding sequence ATGTCCGTCCCTACCTACGACCAGTTTATTGAGCCGGTCCTGCGCTACCTGGCCGCCACGCCCGAAGGGGCGGCAGCACGTGACGCCCATGAAGCCGCTGCCGATGCGCTGAACCTGTCGGAAGAACAGCGCCAAGAGTTGATTGCTAGCGGCCAGGCCACGTACAAGAACCGCGCTGGCTGGGCCCATGACCGCCTCAAGCGCGCCGGCCTATCCAGCAGCGCCAAGCGTGGGTATTGGAAGCTGACCGACGCAGGCATTACCTATGCCGCCCAGCACCCCGCCCCTCTTACTACGGATAGGGTCGAACAACTCGCCATCGGATTTATGGACGTGAAACTCAAGAGCCCGGCCGATGCCATCCCCCTCGATGGGCAAGAGCAGCCGGCACCGGCGCTCAGCTCAGCCACGGTTAGCCCCGACGACCGCCTGGAGCAGGCTCTACGTGAGCTACGTGAGGCAACAGCTGCTGACCTCCTGGATAACCTCCTGCAAGTCAGCCCTAACCGTTTTGAAGTCATCGTGCTGGATGTGCTGCATAGCCTTGGCTATGGCGCTAGCCGTAACGATCTGCAGCGTGTTGGAGGCAGCGGTGATGGCGGTATCGACGGTGTGATCTCACTCGACAAGCTCGGCCTGGAGAAGGTCTACGTCCAAGCAAAACGCTGGCAGGGCACAGTTGGGAGACCCGAACTGCAAGCCTTCTATGGAGCTCTTGCAGGGCAGAAAGCTAAGCGCGGTGTGTTTATTACCACCTCAGGCTTCACGGCCCAGGCAATCGACTTTTCTCGTTCTGTGGAAGGCATGGTTTTGGTAGACGGCAATCGACTGGTCAACCTGATGATGGATCACGAGGTTGGCGTAACCTCACGCCTTCTTAAGCTGCCGAAGCTGGATAGCGACTACTTCGATGAAGAGTGA
- a CDS encoding glutathione S-transferase family protein, translating into MSRAIKLYRHPLSAHAHRVELLLSLLGLPTELVFVDLAKGAHKHPEFLALNSFGQVPVIDDDGIIVSDSNAILVYLAKKYGNGRWLQEDPLGEARVQRWLSVAAGQVAFGPAAARLITVFRARFNVDDVLTRAHALFRVMDSELARMPFLAGDTATIADIANYTSIAHAPEGNVPLEYYHNIRAWLARVEALPGFVPMQRTAVGLQAV; encoded by the coding sequence ATGTCCCGTGCCATCAAGCTCTACCGTCACCCGCTGTCCGCCCACGCCCACCGCGTCGAGTTGCTGCTCTCGCTGCTGGGGCTTCCGACCGAGCTGGTCTTTGTAGACCTCGCCAAGGGCGCCCATAAGCACCCCGAGTTCCTCGCCCTCAACAGCTTCGGCCAGGTGCCGGTGATCGATGACGACGGCATCATCGTCAGCGACTCCAACGCCATCCTCGTCTACCTGGCGAAGAAGTACGGCAATGGCCGTTGGCTGCAAGAAGACCCGCTGGGCGAGGCCCGCGTGCAACGCTGGCTGTCGGTGGCCGCTGGCCAAGTCGCCTTTGGACCGGCTGCTGCGCGGCTGATCACCGTTTTTAGAGCTCGCTTTAATGTCGACGATGTCCTCACCCGCGCCCACGCCTTGTTTCGCGTAATGGATAGCGAGTTGGCCAGGATGCCCTTCCTCGCTGGCGACACCGCGACTATTGCCGACATCGCCAACTACACCTCCATCGCCCACGCGCCGGAGGGCAACGTGCCACTGGAGTACTACCACAATATTCGCGCCTGGCTGGCCCGTGTCGAGGCCCTGCCCGGGTTCGTGCCCATGCAGCGCACCGCTGTCGGCCTGCAGGCCGTCTGA
- a CDS encoding NACHT domain-containing NTPase, which yields MINQGELRRIYKQYGFEEAKCREEGINVFTIRSGHFHNADIVKLGETGDEEKVFEDFKKSGYACKVRKYENTEAVEKELFKGFFSVESTKSRLEKEYERHAEAIAKAHSDSGSYSYINSKYTINDAIGDNDVISEIYSRLHTKKPILFLVEAAAGFGKTCTAFELLKKIITHTSDKVPLFSELSRNRQAKIFRYVLLDEIDRSFPLLSSTLVRSEIQNGNVPVILDGFDELLHDSKNKEKEGYINTEPMLETIGELLVKSAKVILTTRRTAIFDGDEFHNWVDSHNEDFEIYRIRINEPTINDWIQTERLEELQRRNFPIERLNNPVLLSYIRCISEDEFTASVESPDLIVDRYFSSMLERERKRQDLRILPIDQYKILKHIAKDMITLDYTSESRDYISELIAEEFSTLLDSARKQYPADERPTLDELITKLAGHALLDRSAEDGQRIGFVNEFVLGNFCAELITEDTTGEWIGSNRFVEPSVVATMPRCLERRLSLWRALRFILEFNSDSEKLAYTIALTNEARIDLSGGAIENIEISKVELGKENIVHDFLFIGTTFNNTGFYLDKFNNVTFVNCKFYQCTIENSNFQNIHTLGCLSDSDSFLLELSNTEENQKKQETDIPEEIAAEIYVLEKFWPKGRPTFNKHRPIKGICANNNSFSQVQILNAIASLKRKSILIEGDKLSFLELNTPYIPDVKNMLGRV from the coding sequence ATGATAAACCAAGGCGAATTACGCAGAATTTATAAACAGTATGGATTTGAAGAGGCGAAGTGCAGAGAGGAAGGAATCAATGTATTCACCATCCGATCAGGCCACTTCCATAACGCGGACATCGTCAAGCTGGGCGAAACCGGAGATGAGGAGAAAGTCTTCGAGGACTTTAAGAAGTCTGGCTATGCATGCAAAGTAAGAAAATATGAAAATACAGAAGCCGTAGAAAAAGAGCTATTCAAAGGATTCTTCTCTGTAGAGTCTACAAAATCACGCCTAGAGAAAGAATATGAAAGGCATGCCGAAGCAATCGCCAAAGCGCACTCAGACAGCGGAAGTTATTCATACATAAACTCAAAGTACACAATAAACGACGCAATCGGCGATAACGATGTAATATCAGAAATATATTCCAGGCTACACACAAAAAAGCCAATCCTATTCCTAGTCGAGGCTGCAGCAGGATTCGGAAAAACATGCACAGCCTTTGAATTGTTGAAAAAAATAATCACCCATACAAGCGATAAAGTTCCACTTTTCAGCGAACTATCTAGAAACAGGCAAGCTAAAATATTTCGATATGTGCTCCTGGACGAAATCGACAGAAGCTTTCCATTACTTAGCTCAACCTTAGTAAGGTCTGAAATTCAAAACGGCAATGTCCCAGTAATACTGGACGGCTTCGACGAGCTATTACATGACAGTAAAAATAAGGAAAAAGAAGGGTATATAAACACGGAACCAATGCTTGAAACGATTGGAGAGTTATTAGTCAAGTCAGCCAAGGTGATACTTACAACTCGTAGGACAGCAATTTTCGACGGGGATGAATTCCACAACTGGGTGGATTCTCATAACGAAGACTTTGAAATCTACAGAATAAGAATCAATGAACCCACCATAAATGACTGGATACAAACAGAGCGTCTAGAAGAACTACAGAGACGCAACTTTCCGATTGAAAGACTAAACAACCCAGTACTACTATCATACATTCGCTGCATTAGCGAAGACGAGTTTACAGCATCCGTTGAAAGCCCCGACCTTATTGTGGACAGGTATTTCAGCTCCATGCTTGAGCGCGAGAGAAAGCGTCAGGACCTGCGGATTCTGCCAATAGATCAATACAAGATACTCAAACACATCGCAAAAGACATGATAACTCTAGACTATACTTCAGAGTCTAGAGATTATATTTCAGAATTAATAGCCGAAGAATTCAGCACCTTATTAGATTCCGCACGAAAACAATATCCGGCAGACGAAAGACCAACGCTAGACGAGTTAATAACTAAGCTCGCTGGCCATGCTCTTCTTGATCGTAGTGCAGAAGATGGCCAACGTATTGGTTTCGTCAATGAATTTGTTCTCGGCAACTTTTGCGCTGAATTAATTACCGAAGACACAACTGGCGAGTGGATCGGTAGCAATCGTTTTGTAGAGCCATCTGTAGTCGCGACAATGCCTAGATGTTTAGAACGACGTCTTTCCTTGTGGAGAGCATTACGCTTTATCCTAGAATTCAACTCAGATAGCGAAAAGCTCGCTTATACCATTGCCCTTACAAATGAAGCACGAATAGACCTATCAGGCGGAGCCATCGAAAACATTGAAATCAGCAAAGTCGAACTTGGAAAAGAAAATATTGTGCATGATTTCTTGTTTATTGGAACCACATTCAACAACACAGGTTTTTATCTAGATAAATTCAACAACGTTACATTTGTAAACTGCAAGTTCTACCAATGTACTATCGAGAACAGTAACTTCCAAAATATCCATACGCTTGGTTGCCTCAGCGACTCCGACAGCTTTCTCCTAGAGCTATCCAACACAGAAGAAAATCAGAAAAAACAAGAAACTGATATTCCAGAGGAGATAGCAGCGGAGATTTATGTGCTTGAGAAATTCTGGCCCAAAGGACGCCCCACTTTCAATAAACACCGTCCAATTAAGGGCATCTGCGCAAACAACAACTCATTCTCTCAAGTTCAGATTCTGAATGCCATTGCGTCATTAAAAAGAAAATCGATACTTATCGAGGGCGACAAGCTTAGCTTCCTAGAGCTAAACACACCCTACATCCCTGATGTGAAAAACATGTTGGGCAGGGTCTGA
- a CDS encoding Fic family protein, translating to MNDPLWIWQQPNWPHFSWQANELAPLLRACSQAQGRLLGMLGAVGSDTEVQSSLDAMLQNIVTSSAIEGEQLNVGSVRSSLARRLGLNEEGHTTSRSEGLAELLLDATRAYQQPLDLQRLFTWHGWLFPSDDHQLARPLRIGMLRGEEPMQVVSGRLDRPTVHFEAPPRAGLEGQLDDLLAWFENSRSDASLDPFLRASIAHFWFVTLHPFDDGNGRLTRAITDLALAQGEQQAIRFYAMSASILDDRAGYYRILEASQKGTLDITAWLQWFLATLLKSLEQALARIDRVLVKARFWQAHRGQALSTEQIKVLNRLLDGGEWGFENGISAAQYQAVAKVSKATATRHLSDLVEKGCLARLPGGGRSTRYQILHSASAQG from the coding sequence ATGAATGACCCTCTCTGGATCTGGCAGCAGCCCAACTGGCCGCACTTCAGTTGGCAAGCCAATGAGCTTGCCCCGCTGCTGCGCGCTTGCAGCCAAGCTCAGGGCCGCTTACTCGGGATGTTGGGCGCTGTAGGTAGTGACACCGAAGTGCAGAGCAGCCTGGATGCCATGCTGCAGAACATCGTCACCTCATCAGCTATCGAGGGTGAGCAGCTGAATGTCGGCTCGGTGCGTTCATCACTGGCGCGGCGTCTGGGGCTGAACGAAGAAGGCCACACCACCTCACGCTCCGAAGGCCTGGCGGAACTGCTGCTCGATGCCACCCGCGCCTATCAGCAGCCGCTCGATCTGCAGCGGCTGTTCACATGGCATGGTTGGCTGTTCCCCAGCGATGACCACCAGCTGGCCCGCCCGCTACGCATCGGCATGCTGCGCGGCGAAGAGCCCATGCAGGTAGTTTCCGGCCGACTCGACCGCCCTACTGTGCATTTCGAGGCCCCACCACGCGCAGGGCTGGAGGGGCAGTTGGACGACCTCCTCGCCTGGTTCGAGAACAGCCGCAGCGATGCAAGCCTCGACCCGTTTCTACGTGCCAGCATTGCGCACTTCTGGTTCGTCACCCTGCACCCCTTCGATGACGGCAACGGTCGCCTGACTCGCGCTATCACCGACCTAGCACTGGCTCAAGGCGAGCAGCAAGCCATCCGCTTTTACGCCATGTCAGCGAGCATCCTCGACGACCGCGCAGGCTATTACCGTATCCTGGAAGCGAGCCAGAAGGGCACGCTGGATATCACCGCCTGGCTGCAATGGTTCCTCGCAACGCTGCTCAAGAGCCTGGAGCAGGCCCTTGCTCGTATCGACCGTGTACTGGTCAAGGCGCGCTTCTGGCAGGCTCACCGCGGCCAAGCCTTATCTACCGAGCAGATCAAAGTGCTTAACCGCCTGCTCGATGGCGGCGAATGGGGTTTCGAGAACGGCATCAGCGCCGCTCAATATCAGGCCGTGGCCAAGGTCTCGAAAGCCACCGCCACGCGCCATCTGAGTGATCTTGTTGAGAAGGGCTGCCTGGCGCGACTACCAGGCGGCGGGCGCAGCACGCGCTACCAGATACTGCACTCGGCAAGCGCTCAAGGCTGA
- a CDS encoding RelA/SpoT family protein: MYNASELRIAKQLQDIVEAELSKLGLLCRVFSRAKSEHSINDKIARSPGKYTNPGKKIQDAFGLRVALYFLDDQQIAIETLKKVFTYDEASSTIDKPSGEIFSATRCNLIFKLPEELSASSSIIRGNDLIDDTFELQIRTVLSEGWHEVDHDLRYKCKEDWESHSDLDRALNGIYASLETADWSMLKLLEDLAYRHYKASEWTQMLRAKFRLRSNGVLSGNICSLLNEELEIGKKLYRTDRRTLMQELAKRKISLPINPDNIVYLCNFLFINSEKINKITPLPILDALNEQ, translated from the coding sequence ATGTATAACGCATCCGAACTACGCATAGCAAAACAGCTTCAGGACATCGTAGAAGCCGAACTCTCTAAACTCGGACTACTGTGCAGAGTATTTTCTAGAGCAAAATCAGAGCATTCAATAAACGATAAAATCGCGCGATCTCCTGGAAAATACACCAACCCCGGAAAGAAAATACAGGACGCCTTTGGTTTACGTGTAGCCCTATATTTTCTTGATGACCAGCAAATTGCTATAGAAACACTGAAGAAAGTATTTACTTATGATGAAGCGTCCTCAACAATCGACAAGCCATCAGGAGAAATATTCTCTGCCACACGCTGCAATTTAATATTCAAACTACCTGAAGAACTATCTGCCTCTAGCAGTATTATTCGAGGCAATGACCTGATAGATGACACATTTGAACTTCAGATCAGGACAGTCTTATCTGAAGGATGGCACGAAGTCGATCACGATCTACGCTATAAATGTAAAGAGGACTGGGAAAGCCACTCCGATCTTGATCGGGCGCTGAATGGAATATATGCGAGCCTTGAAACAGCAGACTGGAGCATGCTCAAACTTCTAGAAGACCTAGCATACCGTCATTATAAAGCCTCCGAATGGACTCAAATGCTAAGAGCAAAATTCAGGCTAAGATCTAATGGAGTGTTAAGCGGCAACATTTGCTCCCTACTCAACGAAGAGCTGGAGATTGGCAAGAAACTATATAGAACAGACCGAAGAACTTTAATGCAAGAGCTTGCAAAAAGAAAAATCTCACTACCAATCAATCCCGATAACATAGTTTATCTATGTAATTTCTTATTTATCAATTCAGAAAAAATCAATAAAATAACTCCCCTGCCAATCCTAGACGCCCTTAATGAGCAGTAA
- the cobF gene encoding precorrin-6A synthase (deacetylating), whose translation MKKLLIIGIGAGNPEYITIQAVKALNQVDVFFIMDKGISKEKLIHLRQEICERYITEQNYRFVEASSPERQREGGDYGSNVRDLNLAKQQVFERLIDEELADGECGAFLVWGDPSLYDSTIRILESILRGGRLQFEFDVIPGITSVQALTARHKVPLNRIGKSVQITTGRRLAEGFPENADSVVVMLDAEDTYQRLNDPQLEIYWGAYVGTPDEILVSGRLSEVADEIRRVRHEAREANGWIMDTYLLRRSDEDEH comes from the coding sequence ATGAAGAAGCTGCTCATCATCGGCATTGGCGCCGGCAATCCCGAGTACATCACCATCCAGGCCGTCAAGGCGCTGAACCAGGTCGATGTGTTCTTCATCATGGACAAGGGCATCAGCAAGGAAAAACTCATCCACCTGCGCCAGGAAATCTGCGAGCGCTACATCACCGAGCAGAACTATCGATTCGTCGAGGCCAGCAGCCCCGAACGTCAGCGCGAGGGTGGCGATTACGGTTCCAACGTCAGGGACCTGAACCTGGCCAAGCAGCAGGTGTTCGAGCGCCTTATCGACGAAGAACTGGCCGATGGCGAGTGCGGTGCCTTCCTGGTCTGGGGTGACCCGTCGCTCTACGACAGCACCATCCGGATCCTGGAATCCATCCTCCGGGGCGGTCGGCTCCAGTTCGAATTCGACGTGATCCCCGGGATCACCAGTGTTCAGGCGCTGACAGCCCGTCACAAGGTGCCGCTCAACCGTATCGGGAAGTCCGTCCAGATCACCACAGGCAGACGGCTGGCCGAGGGTTTCCCGGAAAACGCCGACAGCGTCGTGGTGATGCTCGATGCGGAAGATACCTACCAGCGGTTGAATGATCCGCAGCTGGAAATCTACTGGGGCGCCTACGTCGGCACCCCGGACGAAATCCTTGTTTCCGGCAGGCTCAGCGAAGTAGCGGACGAAATCCGCCGGGTGCGGCATGAGGCTCGCGAGGCTAATGGCTGGATCATGGATACCTACCTGTTGCGCCGCTCGGACGAAGACGAGCACTGA
- a CDS encoding nuclease-related domain-containing protein codes for MDFTPIIAQVWGTLGWFIPLMLLIGLLKSPWAKGHIGELLVRLFAHWQLDKQTYRRLHNVTLKTPDGTTQIDHVFLSPYGLFVLETKNMSGWIFGSERQTQWTQKLYKHTFKFQNPLRQNYKHLKALEATLGVNPEHLHSVITFVGGSIFKTEMPANVTQGIGFIRHIKSFEQPVFSEVEVEAMLHALQTGRRAPTLATHREHVQNLKRRSDPTAERQCPKCGSALLIRTVKSGPKAGQQFWGCSAFPKCRTMQSL; via the coding sequence ATGGACTTCACCCCCATCATCGCGCAGGTCTGGGGCACGTTGGGTTGGTTCATCCCACTGATGCTGCTGATCGGCCTGCTCAAATCGCCTTGGGCCAAGGGTCATATTGGCGAACTCCTGGTGCGGCTATTCGCCCATTGGCAGCTGGACAAGCAGACCTACCGCCGCCTGCACAACGTCACCCTGAAAACGCCTGACGGCACCACGCAGATCGACCACGTTTTCCTCTCGCCCTACGGCCTCTTCGTGCTGGAAACGAAGAATATGAGCGGCTGGATCTTCGGCAGCGAGAGGCAGACACAGTGGACGCAGAAGCTCTACAAGCACACCTTCAAATTCCAGAACCCACTGAGGCAGAACTACAAGCACCTCAAAGCCCTGGAAGCCACCCTTGGCGTTAACCCCGAGCACCTGCACTCGGTCATCACTTTTGTCGGCGGCAGCATCTTCAAAACTGAAATGCCAGCCAACGTGACCCAAGGCATCGGCTTTATCCGCCATATCAAGTCATTCGAGCAGCCTGTATTCAGCGAGGTTGAAGTCGAGGCCATGCTGCACGCCCTGCAAACTGGCCGCCGCGCGCCGACCCTCGCTACGCACCGCGAGCATGTACAAAACCTCAAGCGCCGTAGCGATCCGACAGCCGAACGGCAATGCCCGAAATGCGGCAGCGCGCTGCTGATTCGTACAGTGAAATCGGGGCCAAAGGCAGGACAGCAGTTCTGGGGATGTTCGGCTTTTCCCAAATGTCGAACCATGCAAAGCCTTTGA
- a CDS encoding antitoxin Xre/MbcA/ParS toxin-binding domain-containing protein, translated as MLAKILADDYRRRRARLLGLPEDAADAAVHTHIIQGIPIAHLAKLLREGDIDAHACEQISSGVILKARLACEVIAPDAVSVGRLSADESDRLFRVIHALVVAELLFGSRDKARRWLSKPKARFSGNSPLQLLTSSAGAGLAEEMLTQLAEGFVL; from the coding sequence ATGCTTGCAAAGATCCTGGCGGATGATTACCGCCGTCGCAGGGCAAGGCTGCTAGGCCTACCAGAGGATGCCGCCGATGCGGCGGTGCATACGCACATCATTCAAGGTATCCCGATCGCTCACCTGGCGAAGCTGCTTCGGGAGGGTGACATCGATGCCCATGCATGTGAGCAGATCTCATCAGGGGTCATTCTAAAGGCACGCCTGGCCTGCGAAGTGATTGCTCCTGATGCAGTATCAGTTGGTCGCCTGTCTGCGGATGAGAGCGACCGGCTCTTTCGCGTCATACATGCCCTGGTGGTGGCCGAGCTGCTCTTCGGTTCTCGTGATAAAGCGAGGCGCTGGCTCTCGAAGCCAAAGGCCCGGTTCTCTGGCAACTCACCACTACAGCTGCTGACGTCTTCAGCAGGTGCTGGACTTGCCGAGGAGATGCTGACACAGCTGGCCGAGGGCTTCGTGCTGTAG
- a CDS encoding recombinase family protein — protein sequence MKIGYARVSRDDQQLDLQHDALTVAGCERIFSDKMSGAKASRPGLDDALAFVRPGDVLVVWRLDRLGRSMSELLRLTADLEARGVGLESLKEQIDTTSAAGRLVFHVFAAMAEFERNLIRERTYAGLDAARARGRQGGRPGVPPETIAAIQALASDQSRSPDEICKALKISRSTLYKYRQQGSQS from the coding sequence ATGAAGATTGGGTATGCGCGGGTATCACGGGATGATCAGCAACTCGACCTTCAGCATGACGCGCTGACCGTGGCCGGCTGTGAGCGGATCTTCAGTGACAAGATGAGTGGCGCGAAGGCATCGCGTCCTGGACTTGATGACGCGCTGGCTTTTGTCAGGCCGGGCGATGTCCTGGTTGTTTGGCGGCTTGATCGCCTGGGCCGATCAATGTCCGAGTTGCTGCGCCTCACTGCCGACCTCGAAGCCAGAGGCGTGGGCCTGGAAAGCCTGAAGGAACAGATCGATACCACCAGTGCTGCCGGCCGGCTGGTGTTCCATGTGTTTGCCGCAATGGCGGAGTTCGAGAGAAACCTGATTCGGGAGCGCACATATGCCGGCCTCGATGCCGCTCGCGCCAGAGGGCGACAAGGCGGGCGACCTGGGGTGCCTCCAGAGACGATTGCTGCAATTCAAGCCCTCGCAAGTGATCAGAGTCGTTCACCTGACGAGATATGCAAGGCGCTGAAGATCAGCCGAAGCACCCTCTACAAGTATCGCCAGCAGGGCAGCCAGTCGTGA
- the metE gene encoding 5-methyltetrahydropteroyltriglutamate--homocysteine S-methyltransferase — protein MALAHNFGFPRIGGDRELKKAQEAFWKGELDEAGLRAVGRKLRAEHWQIQKDAGIDLLPVGDFAWYDQVLTHSLTFGVIPERFRGHGNSKPTLQTLFGMARGVSDSCCGGAHAQEMTKWFDTNYHYLVPELSADQQFTLSWEQLFEEVAEAQALGHSVKPVLIGPLSYLWLGKVKGGEFDKLELLERLLPLYGQILQRLDAQGVEWVQIDEPILVLDLPQDWKNAFERAYNLLQKEPLKKLVATYFGGLEDNLGLAAGLPVDGLHIDLVRAPEQYPTILDRLPAYKVLSLGLVNGRNVWRCDLEKALDVLRHAHDRLGDRLWVAPSCSLLHSPVDLSREDKLDAELKSWLAFAVQKCEEVATLSRALTEPESPVVLETLAVSRAVQASRAASPRIHKPAVQARVAALKPEDGKRPAPFAVRIEKQREELYLPAFPTTTIGSFPQTSAIRLARQAFRAGKLSEAQYTEAMHSEIRHAVDVQERLGLDVLVHGEAERNDMVEYFAEQLDGYAFTRFGWVQSYGSRCVKPAVIFGDLSRPKAMTVEWIRYAQGLTARWMKGMLTGPVTMLMWSFPREDVPREVQARQLALAIRDEVLDLEAAGIRIVQIDEAAFREGLPLRQAGWQAYLDWATEAFRLTASGVKDETQIHTHMCYSEFNDVIESIAAMDADVITIETSRSDMELLDAFEAFAYPNEIGPGVYDIHSPRVPSKDEIIKLLRKAAQRVPAERLWVNPDCGLKTRAWPETEAALVNMVAAANELRAEFAQ, from the coding sequence ATGGCATTGGCACACAACTTCGGCTTCCCGCGCATCGGCGGGGATCGCGAGCTGAAGAAGGCTCAAGAAGCCTTCTGGAAGGGCGAGCTGGACGAAGCCGGTTTGCGTGCGGTTGGCCGCAAGCTGCGTGCTGAGCATTGGCAGATCCAGAAGGACGCCGGTATCGATCTGCTGCCGGTGGGCGATTTCGCCTGGTACGACCAGGTGCTGACTCACTCCCTGACCTTCGGCGTCATTCCCGAGCGCTTCCGTGGCCACGGCAACTCCAAGCCGACCCTGCAGACTCTGTTCGGCATGGCCCGTGGTGTCAGCGACAGTTGTTGTGGCGGCGCCCACGCGCAGGAAATGACCAAGTGGTTCGACACCAACTACCACTATCTGGTCCCCGAGCTTTCCGCCGACCAACAGTTCACCCTGAGCTGGGAGCAGCTCTTCGAGGAAGTGGCTGAAGCCCAGGCATTGGGCCACTCCGTGAAGCCGGTGCTGATCGGCCCGCTGAGCTACCTCTGGCTGGGCAAGGTAAAGGGAGGCGAGTTCGACAAGTTGGAGCTGCTGGAGCGCCTGCTGCCGCTTTACGGTCAGATCCTCCAACGTCTCGACGCCCAAGGCGTGGAGTGGGTACAGATCGACGAGCCGATCCTCGTGCTTGACCTGCCCCAAGACTGGAAGAACGCCTTCGAACGCGCTTACAACCTGCTGCAGAAAGAACCGCTGAAGAAGCTGGTCGCCACTTACTTCGGCGGTCTGGAAGACAACCTTGGTCTGGCCGCCGGCCTGCCGGTGGACGGCCTGCATATCGACCTGGTGCGTGCGCCCGAACAGTACCCGACCATTCTCGACCGCTTGCCGGCCTACAAGGTGCTGTCCCTCGGCCTAGTGAATGGCCGCAACGTCTGGCGATGCGACCTGGAGAAAGCCCTGGATGTCCTGCGTCACGCCCATGACCGTCTGGGGGACCGCCTGTGGGTCGCACCGTCCTGCTCGCTGTTGCACAGCCCGGTGGACCTGTCCCGCGAAGACAAGCTGGATGCCGAGCTGAAGAGCTGGCTGGCCTTCGCCGTGCAGAAGTGCGAGGAAGTCGCCACGCTGTCCCGCGCCCTGACCGAACCCGAGTCGCCAGTGGTGCTGGAGACCCTGGCCGTGAGCCGTGCCGTACAGGCCAGTCGTGCCGCATCGCCGCGCATCCACAAGCCGGCTGTCCAAGCCCGCGTTGCCGCGCTGAAACCGGAAGACGGCAAGCGCCCGGCGCCTTTCGCCGTGCGCATCGAAAAGCAGCGTGAGGAGCTCTACCTGCCGGCCTTCCCGACCACCACCATCGGTTCCTTCCCGCAGACGTCTGCGATTCGCCTGGCGCGCCAGGCGTTCAGGGCGGGCAAGTTGTCCGAGGCCCAATACACCGAAGCCATGCACAGCGAAATTCGCCATGCCGTGGACGTGCAGGAGCGGCTGGGCCTGGACGTACTGGTGCACGGCGAGGCGGAGCGGAACGACATGGTGGAGTATTTCGCCGAACAGCTGGACGGCTACGCGTTCACCCGCTTCGGCTGGGTGCAGAGCTATGGCTCCCGCTGTGTAAAGCCGGCAGTGATCTTTGGTGATCTTAGCCGTCCGAAGGCCATGACCGTGGAGTGGATTCGCTACGCACAAGGCCTGACCGCCAGGTGGATGAAGGGAATGCTGACCGGCCCTGTGACCATGCTGATGTGGTCCTTCCCCCGCGAGGATGTCCCGCGCGAGGTGCAGGCCAGGCAACTGGCGCTCGCCATCCGTGATGAAGTGCTGGACCTGGAAGCGGCCGGTATCCGCATCGTGCAGATCGATGAGGCCGCCTTCCGCGAAGGGCTGCCGCTGCGCCAGGCCGGCTGGCAGGCTTATCTGGACTGGGCCACCGAAGCCTTCCGCCTGACCGCCAGCGGTGTGAAGGACGAAACGCAGATCCACACCCACATGTGCTACAGCGAGTTCAACGACGTGATCGAGTCCATCGCGGCGATGGACGCCGACGTGATCACCATCGAGACCTCACGCTCGGACATGGAACTGCTGGATGCGTTCGAAGCCTTCGCTTATCCGAATGAGATTGGCCCGGGTGTGTACGACATCCATTCACCGCGCGTGCCCAGCAAGGACGAGATCATCAAACTGTTGCGCAAGGCCGCGCAGCGGGTTCCCGCCGAGCGCCTCTGGGTCAACCCGGACTGCGGCCTGAAAACCCGGGCCTGGCCGGAAACCGAAGCGGCCCTGGTGAACATGGTGGCAGCGGCCAACGAGCTGCGTGCCGAGTTCGCCCAATAA